In one window of Ruminococcus hominis DNA:
- a CDS encoding aldehyde dehydrogenase family protein: MSVNEQMIQDIVKEVVAKMQISADVTGNHGVFKDMNEAIEAAKKSQKIVAKMSMDQREKIISNIRTKIKENAETFAHMGVQETGMGNVGHKILKHQLVAEKTPGTEDITTTAWSGDRGLTLIEMGPFGVIGAITPCTNPSETVLCNTIGMLAGGNTVVFNPHPAAIKTSIYAVNMLNEASIEAGGPDNIAVTVEKPTMETSAVMMKHKDIPLIAATGGPGVVTAVLSSGKRGIGAGAGNPPALVDETADIRKAAEDIVNGCTFDNNLPCIAEKEIVAVDSIADELMHYMVSEQGCYLASKEEQDALTEVVLKGGKLNRKCVGRDAKTLLGMIGVQVPDNIRCITFEGPKEHPLIAEELMMPILGVVRAKDFDDAVEQAVWLEHGNRHSAHIHSKNVDNITKYAKAIDTAILVKNGPSYSALGFGGEGFCTFTIASRTGEGLTSASTFTKRRRCVMTDSLCIR, encoded by the coding sequence GTGTCTGTAAATGAACAGATGATTCAGGACATCGTTAAAGAAGTTGTTGCAAAGATGCAGATTTCTGCCGATGTGACTGGTAATCATGGAGTATTCAAAGACATGAACGAAGCAATTGAAGCTGCGAAGAAATCACAGAAAATCGTTGCTAAGATGTCTATGGATCAGAGAGAAAAAATCATTTCTAACATTAGAACAAAAATTAAAGAAAATGCTGAAACTTTTGCACATATGGGTGTGCAGGAAACAGGCATGGGAAATGTTGGACATAAAATTTTAAAACATCAGCTCGTTGCTGAAAAAACACCTGGAACAGAAGATATTACAACAACTGCATGGTCAGGTGATAGAGGACTTACATTGATCGAGATGGGACCATTTGGAGTTATTGGAGCAATTACTCCTTGTACAAACCCAAGTGAGACAGTTCTGTGTAATACAATCGGAATGCTGGCAGGAGGTAATACAGTTGTATTCAACCCACATCCAGCGGCAATTAAGACTTCTATTTATGCAGTAAATATGTTAAATGAAGCATCCATCGAAGCAGGCGGTCCGGATAATATCGCAGTTACTGTTGAAAAACCTACGATGGAAACAAGTGCTGTCATGATGAAACATAAAGATATTCCTTTGATTGCAGCTACAGGAGGTCCTGGTGTAGTAACAGCAGTGCTTTCTTCTGGTAAGAGAGGAATCGGAGCCGGAGCAGGTAACCCACCGGCACTGGTAGATGAGACAGCAGACATCCGTAAAGCAGCAGAAGATATTGTTAACGGATGTACATTTGATAACAACCTCCCATGTATCGCAGAAAAAGAAATCGTTGCAGTAGATTCTATTGCAGATGAATTGATGCACTACATGGTAAGTGAACAGGGATGTTATCTTGCATCAAAAGAAGAGCAGGATGCACTGACAGAAGTAGTTCTCAAAGGTGGAAAATTAAATCGTAAATGTGTAGGTAGAGATGCTAAAACATTACTTGGTATGATCGGAGTTCAGGTTCCGGACAATATCAGATGTATCACATTTGAAGGACCAAAGGAGCATCCATTGATCGCAGAAGAATTGATGATGCCAATTCTCGGTGTTGTCAGAGCGAAAGATTTTGATGATGCAGTAGAGCAGGCAGTGTGGCTGGAGCATGGCAACAGACATTCTGCACATATCCATTCAAAGAATGTGGATAACATTACAAAATATGCAAAAGCAATTGATACAGCTATTCTTGTAAAGAATGGACCTTCGTATTCAGCACTTGGCTTTGGTGGTGAAGGATTCTGTACTTTCACAATCGCAAGCCGTACAGGAGAAGGACTGACAAGCGCAAGCACATTTACTAAGAGAAGAAGATGTGTTATGACAGACAGCTTGTGTATCAGATAA
- a CDS encoding GlcG/HbpS family heme-binding protein yields the protein MNEQDISNAVKAVLEGMNANGSHHAQGHVCKCKKNKMTLDKANSLIDKVKAKAETMGLNVVIAVADAAGRPVAVQSMDGAYIASFDIALNKSFTSASLKMSTAKLAELSQPGKELYGIQFTNEGKIVIFGGGEVLEADGKIIGALGVSGGSAKEDTELAAYGKEAFKEVLACL from the coding sequence ATGAACGAACAGGATATTTCCAATGCAGTGAAGGCTGTGCTGGAAGGGATGAATGCGAACGGTTCTCACCATGCACAAGGACATGTCTGTAAATGTAAAAAGAACAAGATGACATTGGATAAAGCTAATAGTCTGATCGATAAAGTGAAGGCAAAGGCAGAGACAATGGGATTGAATGTAGTAATTGCGGTTGCGGATGCTGCTGGGAGACCGGTGGCAGTCCAGAGCATGGATGGTGCTTATATAGCAAGTTTCGACATTGCGTTGAACAAATCATTTACTTCGGCAAGCTTAAAAATGTCTACCGCAAAGCTGGCTGAACTAAGCCAGCCGGGTAAAGAGTTATATGGTATTCAGTTCACTAATGAAGGTAAGATCGTAATCTTCGGCGGTGGAGAGGTGCTGGAAGCAGATGGCAAAATAATCGGAGCTTTAGGTGTAAGCGGTGGCAGTGCCAAAGAAGACACAGAGCTTGCTGCTTATGGAAAAGAAGCTTTTAAGGAGGTATTAGCGTGTCTGTAA
- a CDS encoding class II aldolase/adducin family protein, protein MVNEYEIKKEMCEIGRRVYNRGMVAANDGNFSVKLNDNEFLCTPTGVSKGFMTPEYICKVDANGNVIQANPGFKPSSEIKMHMRVYKERSDVNSVVHAHPLYATTFAIAGIPLTQPIMPEAVIALGCVPVAKYGTPSTMEIPDAVSEYLQYFDAVLLENHGALTYSDSLLNAYHKMESVEFYARLLWQTMQIGGPQELNKEQVEKLYEIRRQMGLPGKHPANLCPNAKAGKPNCHSCGGNCGSHEAATVDADLIASITKKVMDQLGK, encoded by the coding sequence ATGGTTAACGAGTATGAAATCAAAAAAGAGATGTGTGAGATCGGTAGACGCGTTTATAATCGTGGAATGGTTGCAGCAAATGATGGTAACTTTTCAGTAAAATTGAACGACAACGAATTCCTTTGCACACCAACAGGAGTAAGTAAAGGATTTATGACGCCAGAGTATATCTGTAAAGTAGATGCTAATGGTAATGTAATCCAGGCTAACCCAGGATTCAAACCATCATCAGAGATCAAAATGCATATGCGTGTTTACAAAGAGAGATCAGATGTTAATTCTGTAGTACATGCTCATCCACTTTATGCAACAACATTTGCAATTGCAGGTATTCCTTTGACACAGCCAATCATGCCAGAGGCAGTTATCGCTCTTGGATGTGTTCCAGTTGCTAAATATGGTACACCTTCTACAATGGAGATTCCAGATGCAGTTTCTGAATATCTTCAGTATTTCGATGCAGTTCTTCTTGAGAACCACGGAGCATTAACATATTCTGATTCTTTATTAAATGCATACCACAAGATGGAGTCAGTAGAGTTCTACGCTCGTCTGTTATGGCAGACAATGCAGATCGGTGGACCACAGGAACTGAACAAAGAGCAGGTTGAAAAACTTTATGAAATCAGAAGACAGATGGGACTTCCAGGAAAACATCCTGCAAACCTTTGCCCAAATGCAAAAGCTGGTAAACCAAACTGCCACTCATGTGGAGGAAACTGTGGATCACATGAAGCAGCAACAGTAGATGCAGACCTGATTGCTTCTATCACAAAGAAAGTTATGGATCAGTTAGGAAAATAA
- a CDS encoding glycyl-radical enzyme activating protein — MEAYWNTKGRIFDIQRYSIHDGNGIRTIVFLKGCVLRCRWCCNPESQEYDIQTMMVQGKPKVIGRDVTVAEVMKTVEKDRQYYWRTGGGLTLSGGESLCQPEFATALLQAAQESGISTAMESMGCAKWETIEKLLPYLDQYLLDIKHMNPRKHKEFTGRSNELMIENAMKIAKSGMTELSIRVPVIPGFNDTEEEIRQIAAYTATLPNVKRMHLLPYHRLGQDKYTGLNREYLMGDVKPPTNEHMEKLLKVAEVTSGIECQIGG, encoded by the coding sequence ATGGAAGCATACTGGAATACGAAAGGTCGTATTTTCGATATTCAGCGATACTCTATTCATGATGGAAATGGAATTCGGACAATTGTGTTTTTGAAAGGCTGTGTACTTCGTTGCCGATGGTGCTGTAATCCGGAATCTCAGGAATATGATATCCAGACGATGATGGTGCAGGGAAAGCCGAAAGTGATCGGGCGTGATGTGACTGTTGCAGAGGTGATGAAGACGGTGGAGAAGGATCGTCAGTATTACTGGAGAACGGGTGGAGGTTTGACTCTGTCAGGAGGAGAAAGCCTTTGCCAGCCGGAATTTGCAACAGCGTTGCTTCAGGCTGCACAAGAAAGCGGAATTAGTACAGCAATGGAGAGTATGGGATGTGCAAAATGGGAGACAATTGAAAAACTGCTTCCATATTTAGATCAGTATCTGCTTGATATTAAACATATGAATCCAAGAAAGCATAAAGAGTTTACTGGACGTTCCAATGAACTGATGATAGAAAATGCGATGAAGATTGCAAAGTCTGGCATGACAGAACTTAGCATAAGAGTTCCGGTTATACCGGGGTTCAATGATACAGAAGAGGAGATCCGTCAGATTGCAGCTTATACAGCGACACTTCCTAATGTGAAACGTATGCATTTGTTGCCATATCATAGATTAGGACAGGATAAATACACCGGATTGAATCGAGAGTATTTGATGGGGGATGTAAAACCTCCGACAAATGAACATATGGAAAAGCTATTGAAAGTAGCTGAGGTGACATCGGGAATCGAGTGTCAGATCGGCGGATGA
- a CDS encoding glycyl radical protein, protein MGLYTYDNTAIPKSDRIPKLVENLYAKMPEIESARARLITESYKQTENEPIIIRRAKAFEHILENIPIVIRDLELIVGSTTLAPRGCQTYPEFSYEWLEAEFDTVETRSADPFYISEQTKQEIKEADAYWKGKTTSELATAYMEPETLTAMEHNMFTPGNYFYNGVGHVTVKYWEVLDIGFAGIREKAEAELASISYADGNYQKKSRLLQAMIISCNAAINYARRYAQLALDEAQKCTDEKRKLELLQIAQNCVNVPEKGATSFYEACQSFWFVQQLLQIESSGHSISPGRFDQYMYPYYKKDLDSGKLTREFAQELIDCIFVKLNDLNKCRDGASAEGFAGYSLFQNMIVGGQNSEGIDVTNDLSFMCIDASHHVFLPAPSLSIRVWNGTPHDLMIKAAELTRTGIGLPAYYNDEVIIPSLMSRGVTLEDARDYNIIGCVEPQKAGKTDGWHDAAFFNMCRPLELVFHNGKDKGVQVGPQTGNVEDMDTFEKFYHAYKVQMEYMIKLLVNADNAIDMAHAERCPLPFLSSMIDDCMKSGKSVQEGGAVYNFTGPQGFGIANMADSLYVVKTLVYDEKKLSMKELKEALTTNYGHGLNQEDIAAMTSEVAQDMAAAGQQVGPTEIAAILQSVVAAVESPEAKANGERILKMIEEVPKFGNDDPEVDAFARDVAYTYTKPMLKYYNPRGGQFQAGLYPVSANVPLGAQTGATPDGRFAYQPVADGVSPSAGKDVNGPTAAANSVSRLDHGIASNGTLFNQKFHPSALSGRRGLENFVGLIRSYFDQKGSHMQFNVVSRETLLDAQKHPEQYKHLVVRVAGYSALFTTLSKSLQDDIIRRTEQGF, encoded by the coding sequence ATGGGACTATATACCTATGATAATACGGCTATTCCGAAATCGGATAGAATCCCTAAACTGGTCGAGAATCTTTATGCGAAGATGCCGGAGATTGAGTCAGCCAGAGCAAGGCTGATTACAGAATCTTATAAGCAGACAGAGAATGAACCAATCATCATACGTCGTGCGAAAGCATTTGAACATATATTGGAAAATATTCCAATCGTGATTCGTGATCTTGAGTTGATTGTTGGTAGCACAACACTTGCACCAAGAGGATGTCAGACATATCCAGAATTCTCATATGAGTGGCTGGAAGCAGAGTTTGATACAGTAGAGACCAGATCAGCAGATCCATTTTACATTTCAGAGCAGACAAAGCAGGAGATTAAAGAAGCAGATGCCTATTGGAAAGGAAAAACGACCAGTGAACTGGCAACTGCTTATATGGAACCTGAGACATTGACTGCAATGGAACATAATATGTTCACACCGGGAAACTATTTCTATAATGGTGTAGGACACGTTACAGTAAAATACTGGGAAGTGTTAGATATTGGATTTGCAGGGATCAGAGAAAAGGCAGAAGCTGAACTTGCATCAATCAGCTATGCAGATGGTAATTACCAGAAGAAGTCAAGACTTCTGCAGGCAATGATCATTAGTTGTAATGCAGCAATCAATTACGCAAGAAGATATGCACAACTTGCACTGGATGAGGCGCAGAAATGCACAGATGAAAAACGAAAACTGGAATTACTTCAGATTGCTCAGAACTGTGTGAATGTACCAGAAAAAGGTGCAACAAGCTTTTATGAAGCATGTCAGTCATTTTGGTTTGTACAGCAGCTGCTTCAGATTGAATCGAGTGGACATTCTATTTCACCGGGACGATTTGATCAGTACATGTATCCTTATTATAAGAAGGATCTCGATAGCGGCAAACTTACAAGAGAGTTTGCACAGGAACTGATCGATTGTATTTTTGTTAAGTTAAATGACTTGAACAAATGTCGTGACGGCGCTTCAGCAGAGGGATTTGCAGGATATAGCTTGTTCCAGAATATGATTGTTGGTGGACAGAATTCAGAAGGAATTGATGTGACAAATGATTTGTCGTTTATGTGTATTGATGCTTCGCATCATGTATTTCTTCCGGCACCATCACTTTCTATCCGTGTATGGAATGGAACACCTCATGATCTGATGATCAAAGCAGCAGAGCTGACAAGAACCGGTATTGGACTTCCGGCCTATTATAATGATGAAGTGATCATTCCTTCATTGATGAGCAGAGGTGTAACACTGGAAGATGCAAGAGACTATAACATTATCGGCTGTGTAGAACCACAGAAAGCCGGTAAGACAGACGGATGGCATGATGCAGCATTCTTTAATATGTGTCGTCCATTGGAATTGGTATTCCACAATGGTAAGGACAAAGGTGTTCAGGTTGGACCACAGACAGGTAATGTGGAAGATATGGATACATTTGAGAAGTTCTACCATGCTTATAAAGTTCAGATGGAATACATGATCAAATTGTTGGTTAACGCTGATAATGCCATAGATATGGCACATGCTGAGAGATGTCCGTTACCATTCCTATCATCTATGATCGATGATTGTATGAAGAGTGGTAAATCGGTGCAGGAAGGTGGAGCTGTTTACAATTTCACAGGACCACAGGGATTTGGAATTGCAAATATGGCAGATTCATTATATGTAGTGAAAACACTTGTATATGACGAGAAAAAATTGTCAATGAAAGAACTGAAAGAAGCTTTGACAACAAACTATGGTCATGGTTTGAATCAGGAAGACATTGCAGCGATGACATCAGAGGTTGCACAGGATATGGCAGCAGCCGGACAGCAGGTAGGACCGACAGAGATTGCAGCAATTTTGCAGAGTGTAGTGGCAGCGGTTGAATCTCCGGAAGCAAAGGCAAATGGAGAACGCATCCTTAAGATGATCGAAGAGGTTCCAAAATTTGGTAACGACGATCCGGAAGTAGATGCATTTGCAAGAGATGTTGCTTATACATATACAAAGCCAATGTTGAAATATTACAATCCAAGAGGTGGACAGTTCCAGGCAGGTCTTTATCCAGTATCTGCAAATGTTCCTCTGGGAGCACAGACTGGAGCAACACCGGATGGAAGATTTGCATATCAGCCTGTAGCAGATGGCGTTTCTCCATCAGCAGGTAAAGATGTGAATGGACCAACAGCAGCAGCTAATTCGGTTTCAAGACTGGATCATGGAATTGCATCAAACGGAACATTATTTAATCAGAAGTTCCACCCATCTGCATTAAGCGGAAGAAGAGGACTTGAGAATTTTGTGGGATTGATTCGCTCTTACTTTGATCAAAAAGGAAGTCATATGCAGTTTAACGTAGTCAGTAGAGAAACATTGTTGGATGCACAGAAACATCCGGAACAGTATAAACATTTAGTTGTTCGTGTTGCAGGTTATAGTGCATTGTTCACAACGTTATCAAAATCTTTGCAGGATGATATCATTCGTAGAACAGAGCAGGGATTTTAA
- a CDS encoding phosphatase, which yields MFSIELDIHTHTIASGHASTATITDMVKAASAAHLKLLGISDHGPATLGGGKPSYFRSLPMAARKRLGINMLYGIEANITDYNGTLDLEDSLLAGLDYVIASIHKPVLKPGTEAENTKAYLRAMENPFVSILGHCDDVKYPVDYLAIIKSAMEHQVILEINNSSLSPDGYRGDTKFNDLMILNLCKHFHYPVLLSSDSHGPEHVGDFRYALELVEQAEFPKELVLNYSTNELMSWLEKRKVAI from the coding sequence GTGTTTTCAATTGAACTAGACATTCATACTCATACAATTGCCAGTGGTCACGCATCCACCGCAACTATTACTGATATGGTAAAGGCTGCTTCGGCTGCTCACTTAAAATTACTCGGAATATCAGACCATGGTCCGGCGACATTAGGAGGCGGAAAACCTTCTTATTTCCGTAGTCTCCCTATGGCTGCCCGTAAACGGCTTGGGATAAATATGCTTTATGGTATCGAAGCTAATATTACAGATTACAATGGAACTTTAGATTTGGAAGATTCTTTACTTGCAGGACTTGACTATGTCATTGCCAGTATTCATAAACCTGTCCTCAAACCTGGTACAGAGGCTGAAAATACAAAGGCTTATCTTCGTGCTATGGAGAATCCTTTTGTATCTATTCTCGGACACTGCGATGATGTCAAATATCCTGTTGATTATTTGGCAATTATCAAATCTGCAATGGAACATCAAGTCATATTAGAAATTAACAATAGTTCACTTAGCCCGGATGGATATCGCGGAGATACAAAATTTAACGATTTGATGATTTTGAATTTGTGCAAACATTTTCATTATCCGGTGTTATTATCGAGTGACAGCCACGGTCCGGAACATGTGGGAGATTTTCGATATGCATTGGAATTGGTGGAACAGGCGGAATTTCCGAAAGAGTTGGTGTTGAATTATTCAACTAATGAATTGATGAGCTGGCTGGAGAAGAGGAAAGTTGCTATTTAG
- a CDS encoding L-rhamnose isomerase yields MTRYESAKEIYAKLGVDTDAAIEKCMQIPVSLHCWQGDDVTGFDHDGPLTGGIQTTGNYPGKARTPEELLADMDKAMSLMPGKKKINVHACYAIFEDGEFVDRDKLEPKHFQKWVDFAKERGMGLDFNPTFFSHPMVKDGLTLSSPDEEVRKFWIEHGKACIRISQYFAEQTGIPCVMNIWIGDGFKDVPADRMGPRVRYKESIDAILAEPFDTNLVKPCVESKVFGIGVEAYTVGSAEFSLSYAAMNKDKCLPLMDNGHYHPTEVVSDKIPALLTFFPEIALHVTRPIRWDSDHVVLFDDETKEIAQEIVRCEGGIERTYIALDYFDASINRISAWVTGFRSFQKALLNALCTPSAMLKELQDTNQMSKKMVMMEECKTLPIGDIWEEYCNRCGVAAEGWFDDVAKYEEEVLSKRA; encoded by the coding sequence ATGACAAGATATGAATCAGCAAAAGAAATTTATGCAAAATTAGGTGTAGACACAGACGCTGCAATTGAAAAATGTATGCAGATTCCTGTTTCACTTCACTGCTGGCAGGGAGATGACGTAACAGGATTTGACCATGATGGACCTCTGACAGGTGGAATCCAGACAACAGGAAATTATCCTGGAAAAGCAAGAACTCCGGAAGAATTATTAGCAGATATGGATAAGGCAATGAGCCTGATGCCAGGAAAGAAAAAAATTAATGTACATGCATGCTATGCAATTTTTGAAGATGGCGAGTTTGTAGATCGTGACAAATTGGAGCCAAAACATTTCCAGAAATGGGTTGATTTTGCAAAAGAAAGAGGAATGGGACTTGATTTTAACCCAACATTTTTCTCACATCCAATGGTAAAAGATGGATTGACATTGTCAAGCCCGGATGAAGAAGTAAGAAAATTCTGGATTGAACATGGAAAAGCCTGCATTCGTATTTCGCAGTATTTTGCAGAGCAGACAGGAATTCCTTGTGTTATGAATATCTGGATAGGAGACGGATTTAAGGATGTACCGGCTGACCGTATGGGACCACGTGTACGTTATAAAGAATCTATTGATGCAATCCTTGCAGAGCCATTTGATACAAATCTTGTAAAACCATGTGTTGAGTCAAAAGTATTCGGAATCGGTGTAGAAGCATATACAGTAGGTTCAGCAGAATTTTCTTTAAGCTATGCGGCAATGAACAAAGATAAATGCCTGCCACTTATGGATAATGGACATTATCATCCAACAGAGGTTGTTTCAGATAAGATTCCTGCACTTTTAACATTCTTCCCTGAAATCGCTCTGCACGTAACACGTCCGATTCGTTGGGATTCAGACCATGTAGTATTGTTTGATGATGAAACAAAAGAAATCGCACAGGAAATCGTTCGCTGCGAAGGTGGAATTGAGCGTACATATATTGCATTGGATTACTTTGATGCATCAATCAATCGTATTTCTGCATGGGTAACAGGATTTAGAAGCTTCCAGAAAGCGTTATTGAATGCTCTGTGTACACCAAGTGCAATGCTCAAAGAGCTTCAGGATACAAATCAGATGTCTAAGAAAATGGTAATGATGGAAGAGTGCAAGACACTTCCAATCGGAGATATCTGGGAAGAATACTGCAACAGATGCGGTGTGGCAGCAGAAGGATGGTTTGACGATGTTGCTAAATACGAAGAAGAGGTTCTGTCTAAGAGAGCGTAG
- the rhaB gene encoding rhamnulokinase, with translation MSKYYLAIDIGASSGRHMLASMVNGKIQLEEVYRFPNGMDNKNGTLCWDVERLFTEIKNGLKKCKEIGKIPSYMGIDTWGVDYVLLDKDDKILGETVGYRDNRTNGMDAKVYETISLSALYERTGIQKQIFNTIYQLMAVKESHPEYLEQAKSILMIPDYFHFLLTGEKKNEYTNATTGQLVNAKTNEWDYELIDMLGYNKEMFQPVSMPGTVVGEFTKAIQEEVGFNCTVVLPATHDTGSAVLAVPTNDDNAIYISSGTWSLMGIERKEADCSMKSMQSNFTNEGGYDHRFRFLKNIMGLWMIQSVKKEFTEDLSFAEICERASKETISSIVDCNDDCFLAPKSMIEAVKKFCQDTEQQIPETVGEIAAVIYNSLAKCYGDTIEEIEALTGEHYSTIYVVGGGANAGYLNELTAKYTGRRVSAGPSEATAIGNIIVQMLHDKTFKSLPEARTCIGESFDVKIYEN, from the coding sequence ATGAGCAAGTATTATTTAGCAATTGATATTGGGGCATCAAGCGGACGTCACATGCTTGCATCCATGGTCAATGGAAAAATACAGCTGGAAGAAGTGTATCGTTTCCCGAACGGAATGGATAACAAGAATGGTACACTGTGTTGGGATGTAGAGAGACTGTTTACAGAGATAAAAAATGGACTGAAAAAATGTAAAGAAATCGGCAAAATTCCATCTTATATGGGAATTGACACATGGGGTGTTGATTACGTGTTGTTGGACAAGGATGATAAAATCCTTGGCGAGACAGTTGGATATCGCGATAACCGAACAAATGGAATGGATGCAAAAGTGTATGAGACAATTTCACTTTCAGCATTATACGAGAGAACAGGAATCCAGAAACAGATTTTCAATACAATATATCAGTTGATGGCGGTGAAAGAGTCACACCCAGAATATCTGGAGCAGGCAAAATCAATCCTTATGATTCCGGATTATTTCCATTTCCTTCTTACAGGAGAGAAGAAAAACGAGTATACTAACGCAACAACAGGACAGCTTGTGAATGCAAAGACAAATGAGTGGGACTATGAGCTGATCGATATGCTTGGATACAACAAAGAAATGTTCCAGCCAGTATCGATGCCGGGAACAGTTGTTGGTGAATTTACAAAAGCAATTCAGGAAGAGGTCGGTTTCAACTGTACTGTTGTCCTTCCTGCAACACATGATACAGGTTCGGCAGTACTTGCAGTTCCGACAAACGATGACAATGCAATTTACATCAGCTCTGGAACATGGTCGCTGATGGGAATTGAAAGAAAAGAAGCAGACTGCTCTATGAAGAGTATGCAATCAAACTTCACAAATGAAGGTGGATACGACCATCGTTTCCGTTTCCTGAAAAATATCATGGGACTTTGGATGATCCAGTCTGTAAAGAAAGAATTTACAGAAGACCTTTCCTTTGCAGAAATTTGCGAAAGAGCTTCAAAAGAAACAATTTCATCTATCGTAGATTGTAATGACGATTGCTTCCTTGCTCCAAAGAGTATGATTGAAGCAGTGAAGAAATTCTGTCAGGATACAGAACAGCAGATTCCTGAAACAGTAGGAGAAATCGCGGCTGTTATTTATAACAGTCTTGCAAAATGTTATGGCGATACAATCGAGGAAATCGAAGCACTGACAGGCGAGCATTACTCAACAATCTATGTTGTCGGTGGTGGTGCAAATGCAGGATATTTAAATGAATTGACTGCAAAATATACAGGAAGAAGAGTTTCAGCAGGACCATCCGAAGCCACAGCCATCGGAAATATTATTGTTCAGATGCTTCACGACAAAACATTTAAGAGTCTTCCGGAAGCAAGAACATGTATCGGTGAGTCATTTGATGTGAAAATCTATGAGAACTAA
- a CDS encoding AraC family transcriptional regulator, whose amino-acid sequence MHKELIDALSVITEEEQRILNEQKGIDRGLYTGKKELVIDSEKLLQKGKLIQVRPHTRFVNFPKHRHNYVELIYMCQGSTTHYIDGNKVVLEQGDLLFLNQHAQQEILPAGKEDIAVNFIILPEFFNMAFSMMGAEDNILKEFLVGTLCGKDGKTSYLYFHVADILPIQNLMENMVWTIFYDIGNKRSCNQITMGLMLLQLLNHMDKMETGNAGFDNELTGTVLNYIEEHYKNGSLSELAEIMNYDVYWLSKAIKKQTGKTYKELLQSKRMSQAAYLLTNSTLPVADIIESVGYDNTSYFYRKFKEWYGMGPKEYRAGK is encoded by the coding sequence ATGCACAAAGAACTGATCGATGCGCTTTCTGTCATTACAGAAGAAGAACAGCGCATTTTGAATGAACAGAAGGGAATAGATCGTGGGCTCTATACGGGGAAAAAAGAGCTGGTTATTGACAGCGAAAAGCTTTTGCAAAAAGGGAAGCTGATCCAGGTTAGGCCACATACAAGATTCGTGAATTTTCCAAAGCATCGGCATAATTATGTGGAATTGATTTACATGTGTCAGGGCAGTACAACACATTATATTGATGGAAATAAAGTTGTGTTGGAGCAGGGCGATTTGCTATTTTTAAATCAACATGCTCAGCAGGAAATACTGCCGGCAGGGAAAGAAGATATTGCCGTGAATTTTATCATTTTGCCGGAATTTTTCAACATGGCATTTTCTATGATGGGTGCGGAAGATAATATTCTTAAGGAATTTCTTGTAGGAACACTCTGTGGAAAAGATGGGAAGACATCCTATTTATATTTTCATGTTGCAGATATTTTACCAATTCAGAATCTGATGGAAAATATGGTTTGGACCATTTTTTATGATATAGGAAATAAACGAAGCTGTAATCAGATTACGATGGGACTTATGTTGCTTCAGTTATTAAATCATATGGACAAAATGGAAACAGGAAATGCCGGATTTGATAACGAATTGACCGGAACAGTTCTAAATTATATAGAGGAACATTATAAAAATGGAAGCTTGTCAGAACTGGCTGAAATCATGAATTATGATGTATATTGGCTGAGCAAGGCAATTAAAAAGCAGACCGGTAAGACTTATAAAGAATTACTGCAGTCAAAACGTATGAGTCAGGCGGCGTATTTACTTACGAATAGTACATTGCCGGTTGCAGATATTATTGAATCAGTAGGATATGATAATACAAGTTATTTTTATAGAAAGTTTAAAGAATGGTATGGCATGGGCCCAAAGGAGTATCGGGCGGGGAAATGA